Proteins encoded in a region of the Acidobacteriota bacterium genome:
- a CDS encoding Crp/Fnr family transcriptional regulator, which produces MTLPILNVEHKCPECGLQKDGFFCSISDHSLDLFQVTKITNTYPSGSMLFIEGQPANGVYILCQGSVKLYTCSQDGKVVILHIAKPGEILGLSAVVAGGEYEVSAEVIEPCQINYVRRKEFLDLMEKRSDIAMRAVEHLSQQYHDAYDQIRSFGLTNSVAGKLAGLMLSWCRENGNGHGAVRLKLPFTHEEIAEMIGTSRETVTRLLKDFRQNELISLKGSDLLIHDPERLRSVVSRPRGSRSRS; this is translated from the coding sequence ATGACCCTGCCGATCTTAAATGTTGAACACAAATGTCCCGAATGCGGGCTGCAGAAGGACGGTTTTTTTTGCAGTATCTCTGATCACAGTCTCGATCTCTTTCAAGTAACAAAGATCACGAACACTTATCCATCCGGGAGCATGCTTTTCATCGAAGGCCAACCGGCTAACGGCGTTTACATTCTCTGCCAGGGCAGCGTAAAGCTCTACACCTGTTCGCAGGATGGAAAGGTCGTTATTCTCCACATCGCCAAGCCGGGCGAGATCCTTGGCCTGAGTGCCGTTGTAGCCGGCGGCGAATACGAGGTCTCGGCCGAGGTGATCGAACCCTGTCAAATAAATTACGTTCGTCGAAAAGAATTTCTCGACCTGATGGAAAAGCGATCGGATATCGCTATGCGAGCGGTCGAGCACCTGAGCCAGCAGTATCACGATGCTTATGATCAGATCCGCTCATTTGGCCTTACGAATTCGGTTGCAGGAAAGCTTGCCGGCTTAATGCTTTCCTGGTGCCGCGAGAACGGCAATGGCCACGGAGCGGTTAGGCTTAAGCTGCCGTTCACCCACGAGGAAATCGCCGAGATGATCGGCACCTCGCGTGAGACGGTAACGCGGCTGCTAAAAGACTTCAGGCAAAACGAGCTTATCTCGCTGAAAGGTTCGGACCTTTTGATACACGACCCGGAACGGCTCCGTTCGGTTGTTTCAAGACCCCGCGGTTCGCGGTCGCGAAGCTAA
- a CDS encoding NapC/NirT family cytochrome c, producing MNEEQEKQAETPQAGETKPKVPSLFRNFISFVGFAIVIAALTSIALLVMVEFSGGSDNPYTVLVTYIMLPSVMGFGFFVAIIGALLERRRRLKQPDSPIAPYPVLDLNDPSRRRKLVALIAGGFVFLFLSAFGSYRAFEYTESVSFCGEQCHTVMKPEFISHQVAPHASIKCVDCHVGGGPEWYVRSKFNGMRQLYAVAFNTYDRPIKTPIHNMRNANETCAKCHWPEKYYGDKLKVFNHYGYDENNSLRQIRMMIKVGGGSPDRGEVGGIHWHMNLDNEITYIATDERRQNIPWVRMRTKDGQVIEYTSQNASLTAQAIEQAEKKKMDCIDCHNRPAHIYLSPNQAVDQAFAAARLDVSLPFLKMKAVEVLARKYNTEDEAVAAILADVPKYYRETYPDVYSAKRPSVDAAASEVATIYRTYFFPEMKTDWSSHINNIGHFNAEGCFRCHDGQHKSPEGRLIRNDCAVCHTTLDQTFAGQRIVPADGMFQHPVGLGDRNTWQCAACHTGDRAFQHPLNLGDISRFQCADCHTGQNYKAVK from the coding sequence ATGAACGAAGAACAAGAGAAGCAAGCCGAAACGCCGCAGGCCGGGGAAACAAAGCCAAAGGTTCCAAGCCTTTTCCGTAACTTCATCAGTTTTGTGGGCTTCGCTATCGTCATCGCCGCACTTACCAGTATTGCTCTGCTTGTGATGGTCGAGTTTTCCGGGGGCTCGGACAATCCTTACACCGTCCTTGTCACCTATATCATGCTCCCTTCGGTGATGGGCTTTGGCTTTTTTGTAGCGATCATCGGTGCCCTGCTCGAGCGGCGACGGCGGCTTAAGCAGCCAGATTCCCCGATAGCGCCATATCCGGTACTCGACCTGAACGACCCCTCGCGAAGACGCAAACTCGTTGCGCTAATTGCCGGCGGCTTTGTTTTTCTCTTCCTGAGCGCCTTCGGAAGCTACCGAGCGTTTGAGTACACCGAGTCCGTCTCTTTCTGCGGCGAGCAGTGCCATACGGTGATGAAGCCGGAGTTCATCTCACACCAGGTCGCACCACACGCGAGCATAAAATGCGTAGATTGCCACGTTGGCGGTGGGCCGGAGTGGTACGTCCGCTCAAAGTTCAATGGCATGCGCCAGCTTTACGCTGTCGCGTTCAATACATATGACAGGCCGATCAAAACGCCGATCCACAACATGCGCAACGCCAATGAGACCTGCGCAAAGTGTCATTGGCCGGAAAAGTATTACGGCGATAAGCTCAAGGTCTTCAACCACTACGGCTATGACGAGAACAACTCGCTTCGCCAGATCCGAATGATGATCAAGGTCGGCGGCGGAAGCCCCGATCGCGGCGAGGTCGGCGGAATCCATTGGCATATGAATCTTGATAACGAGATCACCTATATCGCCACCGATGAACGCCGTCAGAACATTCCGTGGGTACGGATGAGAACGAAGGACGGGCAGGTCATCGAATATACCTCGCAGAACGCGAGCCTGACGGCACAGGCGATCGAACAAGCTGAAAAGAAAAAGATGGACTGTATTGATTGCCACAATCGACCGGCGCACATTTACCTCTCGCCGAACCAGGCCGTCGACCAGGCCTTCGCGGCCGCACGCCTTGACGTATCGCTTCCATTTTTGAAGATGAAGGCGGTCGAAGTCCTTGCTCGCAAGTACAACACCGAGGATGAGGCGGTCGCCGCAATCCTCGCCGACGTCCCTAAGTATTACCGGGAAACATATCCTGACGTTTACTCCGCAAAGCGGCCTTCGGTCGATGCCGCCGCCTCGGAGGTCGCGACCATTTACCGCACTTACTTTTTCCCGGAGATGAAGACCGATTGGTCAAGCCACATCAACAACATCGGCCACTTCAATGCTGAAGGTTGCTTCCGCTGCCATGACGGCCAGCATAAAAGCCCCGAGGGCCGCCTGATCCGTAACGACTGTGCCGTTTGCCACACAACGCTCGACCAGACCTTTGCTGGACAGCGGATAGTTCCGGCCGATGGCATGTTCCAGCATCCGGTGGGCCTTGGCGACCGTAATACCTGGCAATGCGCCGCCTGCCACACCGGCGACCGTGCGTTCCAGCATCCGCTCAACCTCGGCGATATTTCAAGGTTCCAATGTGCCGATTGCCATACCGGGCAGAATTACAAAGCGGTCAAATAA
- a CDS encoding universal stress protein, with translation MKILIATDGSEFSNAAIDEVLRYHTRAETEVMIVAVVEPLVNTVGAPFGVLDTYYASYLKDARERAAKVLEKAEKRFRDGAGERAKVSSKLLVGKAGQEIVEAATKWPADLIAVGSHGRGFWERAYLGSVSNAVTHHAPCNVLVVRGNATTDHGEVVP, from the coding sequence ATGAAGATCTTGATCGCGACGGACGGTTCCGAATTTAGCAATGCGGCCATTGATGAGGTTTTGCGCTATCATACACGGGCTGAGACCGAAGTGATGATCGTCGCCGTGGTTGAGCCATTGGTCAACACTGTCGGTGCTCCGTTTGGTGTTTTGGACACTTACTACGCTTCGTATCTCAAGGACGCTCGCGAAAGGGCGGCAAAGGTACTGGAAAAGGCTGAGAAGCGTTTCCGCGATGGTGCCGGTGAGCGAGCCAAGGTCTCATCAAAGCTACTCGTCGGGAAAGCCGGGCAGGAAATTGTTGAAGCGGCCACAAAATGGCCTGCGGATCTGATCGCGGTCGGATCACACGGCCGCGGATTTTGGGAGCGGGCGTATCTGGGTTCGGTTTCGAATGCAGTAACGCACCACGCTCCATGCAACGTGCTCGTGGTTCGCGGAAACGCAACCACTGATCATGGGGAGGTAGTCCCTTAA
- the mnmE gene encoding tRNA uridine-5-carboxymethylaminomethyl(34) synthesis GTPase MnmE — protein sequence MTDTIVALATPLGRSGIGTVRLSGPDAVRITGRFAGTESFEPRLATLCKLADTETGEAIDEAVVTFYRGPNSFTGEDVVEVSCHGSPVVLRQVIDASLRLGARMADAGEFSLRALANGKMDLAEAEAIRDLIDSQTATAARQAVRQIRGEISQTLAPVKDDLLDVIVVLESALEFVEDDLPAMQTASIREKLVGVASELERFAATFKAGHLIREGLRVAIIGHPNVGKSSLFNALLGSERAIVTDIAGTTRDQLHERFTINDIPVSLIDTAGLRETTDLVESIGVERSKATMADADLVVLMLDASVETSDEDRQLLESVKGLNYIVALNKIDKVPSSDIDRMVAAENSSLAYLRDRIIPMSAKTGEGLEELKAAIIGPFAPGDVDASGFLITDARHHDLLLRARDEVLGSIGLIEERTSEEITLVGLHSALRYLGEITGETTTEDMLTRIFSTFCIGK from the coding sequence ATGACAGATACGATCGTGGCACTTGCGACGCCGCTTGGGCGGAGCGGCATCGGGACGGTTCGCTTGAGCGGCCCTGACGCGGTGCGCATCACGGGGCGTTTTGCGGGCACGGAGAGTTTTGAGCCGCGGCTGGCGACGCTTTGCAAGCTCGCTGATACGGAAACCGGCGAAGCGATAGATGAAGCGGTCGTCACCTTTTACCGCGGCCCCAATTCCTTTACAGGCGAGGACGTGGTTGAGGTAAGCTGCCATGGTTCGCCGGTCGTCCTGCGGCAGGTTATCGATGCCTCGCTACGGTTGGGTGCGCGAATGGCCGACGCGGGCGAGTTTTCGCTCCGAGCTCTGGCGAACGGCAAGATGGACCTGGCCGAAGCGGAAGCGATCCGCGACCTGATCGATTCACAAACAGCGACCGCCGCCCGGCAGGCCGTAAGGCAAATTCGGGGCGAGATCTCGCAGACGCTCGCACCGGTGAAGGACGATTTGCTCGATGTGATCGTCGTGCTTGAATCGGCACTCGAGTTCGTTGAGGACGACCTGCCCGCAATGCAGACGGCGTCGATACGGGAAAAGCTCGTCGGGGTCGCCTCGGAGCTCGAACGGTTTGCCGCGACCTTCAAGGCCGGGCATCTGATCCGCGAGGGGCTGCGGGTGGCGATCATCGGCCATCCTAACGTCGGCAAATCTAGCCTTTTCAATGCACTTTTGGGCAGCGAGCGGGCGATCGTCACCGACATCGCCGGGACGACCCGCGATCAACTTCACGAGCGGTTCACGATCAACGACATTCCCGTTTCGCTTATCGATACAGCCGGCCTTCGGGAAACGACCGACCTGGTGGAAAGCATTGGCGTTGAACGCTCGAAGGCAACAATGGCGGATGCCGATTTGGTCGTACTGATGCTCGACGCCTCGGTCGAGACCTCCGACGAAGATCGGCAGTTGCTCGAAAGCGTAAAGGGGCTGAACTACATTGTCGCTCTGAACAAGATCGATAAAGTGCCTTCATCCGACATCGACCGAATGGTCGCCGCCGAGAATTCTTCGCTTGCCTACCTGAGGGATAGGATAATTCCCATGTCAGCGAAAACGGGCGAGGGGCTTGAGGAGTTGAAGGCGGCGATCATCGGACCGTTTGCCCCGGGCGATGTCGATGCCTCGGGTTTTCTGATCACGGATGCTCGGCACCACGACCTCCTGCTCCGTGCTCGCGATGAAGTGCTCGGTTCGATCGGCCTGATCGAGGAACGTACGAGCGAGGAAATAACACTCGTCGGGCTCCACAGTGCGCTTCGCTACCTCGGCGAAATAACCGGCGAAACAACGACCGAAGATATGCTGACGCGTATCTTTTCTACCTTCTGCATCGGAAAATAA
- a CDS encoding cyclic nucleotide-binding domain-containing protein produces MIELPKCSFNPRNKVADRRVPIRPFIFHVDEDAGLRLLAYGKQIIAVAGERILAAEEVPRKAIFILKGRASLHALDTSFSDLFGRSELIGLTETISRRPTYYSVVAESECRIELIDRTKLLLAIEKDEHLRHGLILSLSAEMQEIYRLFAFL; encoded by the coding sequence TTGATCGAACTGCCGAAATGCAGCTTCAACCCACGAAATAAGGTCGCCGACCGAAGGGTACCAATTCGCCCATTTATCTTCCACGTTGATGAAGACGCCGGTCTGCGGCTCCTGGCCTATGGAAAGCAGATCATCGCGGTCGCCGGTGAACGCATCCTGGCCGCCGAGGAAGTGCCGCGAAAGGCGATCTTTATTCTTAAGGGCCGGGCGTCGCTACACGCTCTTGATACATCTTTTTCAGATCTCTTCGGCCGAAGCGAACTCATCGGGCTTACCGAGACGATCTCACGTCGGCCAACATACTATTCCGTAGTTGCCGAAAGCGAGTGCAGGATAGAACTTATTGACCGAACGAAGCTTCTTCTTGCAATAGAGAAAGACGAGCATTTAAGACACGGCCTGATCCTCAGCCTAAGCGCGGAAATGCAAGAAATATATAGACTTTTTGCTTTTTTGTGA
- a CDS encoding cytochrome C, protein MASTTFIKLILVIVTFSVIVIWGAFGTVSQAISTSEVALYENEAVYQVGQDDYVGSETCKACHEQQFDQVAKTVHGKLGELTGWKGKVVGCEACHGPGREHVEGGGDRTKIKIFKEMDTKAVSESCLTCHAGRENHNNFRRGDHFRNNVGCTDCHSAHGSTYGPEKAGSITLTNPASSDRPTLASRAMLIAAEPQLCMSCHTETKAQFSKPFRHKVLEGTMSCSDCHNPHGGFETKQARLALGSDQSCVGCHTQMRGPFAFEHAPLTTEGCAACHTPHGSNNPKMLKRSSVRQLCLECHTNIVNVELDPNIPTGPHTQTSIRTQNCTVCHSQIHGSNSNKDFFR, encoded by the coding sequence ATGGCTTCAACAACATTTATCAAACTTATCCTGGTTATCGTGACCTTTTCGGTCATTGTGATCTGGGGTGCTTTCGGAACGGTCTCACAGGCCATCAGTACTTCCGAAGTCGCCCTTTATGAGAACGAGGCCGTCTATCAGGTTGGCCAGGACGATTACGTCGGTTCGGAAACATGCAAAGCATGTCACGAACAGCAATTCGACCAGGTAGCAAAAACTGTACACGGCAAACTCGGCGAACTTACAGGATGGAAAGGCAAAGTCGTCGGATGCGAGGCGTGCCACGGCCCGGGCCGCGAACACGTTGAGGGCGGCGGAGACCGAACGAAGATCAAGATCTTCAAAGAAATGGACACAAAGGCCGTTTCCGAAAGCTGCCTTACCTGCCATGCAGGCCGAGAGAACCACAACAATTTCCGCAGGGGCGACCACTTCCGCAACAACGTCGGATGTACGGATTGCCACTCGGCACACGGTTCGACATACGGGCCGGAAAAAGCGGGTTCGATCACGCTGACCAATCCGGCCTCGAGCGACCGACCGACTCTGGCAAGCCGTGCAATGCTGATCGCTGCCGAACCGCAGCTCTGTATGAGCTGCCACACGGAAACGAAGGCGCAATTCTCGAAACCCTTCCGCCATAAGGTGCTCGAAGGGACGATGAGCTGCAGCGACTGCCACAACCCGCACGGTGGATTTGAGACCAAGCAGGCACGACTTGCACTTGGCTCTGACCAGTCGTGCGTCGGTTGCCATACGCAGATGCGGGGCCCGTTCGCGTTCGAACACGCCCCGCTTACGACCGAAGGCTGTGCTGCTTGCCACACGCCGCATGGTTCGAACAACCCGAAGATGCTTAAGCGTAGCTCGGTCAGGCAACTCTGCCTCGAATGCCACACGAATATCGTGAACGTCGAACTCGACCCGAATATTCCAACCGGGCCGCACACGCAAACGAGCATTCGTACACAGAACTGTACGGTCTGCCATTCGCAGATCCACGGCTCGAACAGCAATAAGGACTTCTTTAGATAA